Proteins from one Methanobacterium sp. genomic window:
- a CDS encoding isocitrate/isopropylmalate family dehydrogenase, producing MSYTVTFIPGDGTGPEIAEATKKVLEATGVEFNWDIQEAGLDVFKKEGNPLPARVLESLKKNKVGIKGPITTPVGSGFRSVNVALRKELDLYCCLRPCKSYAGVQSKYTNIDLVIVRENTEDLYAGIEYQRDSSSAQELIATIERLSGVKIRKDSGISIKPISEFGTKRIV from the coding sequence ATGAGTTATACAGTAACCTTTATTCCAGGTGACGGAACAGGGCCTGAGATTGCAGAGGCAACAAAAAAGGTTCTTGAGGCAACTGGCGTTGAGTTCAATTGGGATATTCAGGAGGCAGGCCTTGATGTTTTTAAAAAAGAGGGTAATCCTCTTCCTGCGAGGGTTTTGGAATCTTTAAAGAAGAATAAAGTTGGCATAAAGGGCCCTATTACAACCCCTGTTGGCTCTGGTTTCAGGAGCGTTAATGTTGCATTGCGAAAAGAGCTTGATTTATACTGCTGTTTGAGGCCCTGCAAGAGCTATGCAGGCGTTCAGTCTAAATATACAAATATAGATTTAGTAATTGTTCGTGAAAACACAGAGGATTTATATGCTGGGATTGAATATCAGAGGGATTCTTCTTCTGCCCAAGAATTGATAGCAACTATTGAAAGGCTTTCAGGCGTAAAAATTAGAAAAGACTCTGGAATCAGCATAAAGCCAATATCTGAATTCGGCACTAAAAGAATTGTT